CTCCTGGCGCAGGTGCTGGAGGCCAAGGGCCCGACGGTCGCTCCAGCGGGCAGCCAGAACAATGAGATCGGTGTTCCGCTGACGGCATGCCGGGTCGATGACTCCACCCGCTTCCTGGTCAGCGAGATGGGTTCCCGGGGGGTGGGGCACATCGAGTGGCTCACCTCGCTGGTGGGGCTCGACGTCGGGGTGGTGCTCAATATCGGGCGCGCTCACGTGGGGGAGTTCGGCGGGATCGAGCAGACAGCTCAGGCTAAATCCGAGATCATCGCTGGCCTGCAACCCAATGGCTGGGCGGTGTTGAATGCCGACGACCCGGCTTGCCGCGCCATGCGGGAGGCCACCGCCGCGCAAGTGGCCTGGTTCGGAGAGGGCGATCTGCCCTCCGGGGCTGATCTACTGGTGACGGCGCGTGACGTCGTATGTGACGAGTTCTCCCGGGCCGGTTTCACCCTGGTGGCCTCCCGTGATGGGGAGAGCCTGTCCGCGCCGGTTGCGCTGAGAGTCATCGGCCGTCATCAGGTCTCCAACGCCCTGGCAGCCGCAGCGGCTGCCCTGGCGGCAGGGATGACTGTGACGGAGGTGGCTGACGCACTCTCGGGCGCTGAGGCCCGGTCTGACTGGCGTATGGACTTGGTGCGCTGTAGTGAGGACAGGATCGTGTTGAACGACTCATACAACGCCAACCCCGACTCCATGGCTGCTGCGCTGCGCACTGCCGCTGACCTGGCCGCCAGGCAGCGGCTCCGTCGTCCGGGTGCTCGTGCGGTCGCGGTGCTG
The sequence above is drawn from the Arachnia rubra genome and encodes:
- a CDS encoding UDP-N-acetylmuramoyl-tripeptide--D-alanyl-D-alanine ligase, encoding MRARRLSELVDLMQPAAVEVVGEDAVAGPDVVIDNRVATPGSLFVAIPGARVDGHAYAREAAAAGAAAVLGNHVTDAGVAHVLVEDSVQGLSWLARGLVREARARGMVSLGVTGSSGKTSTKDLLAQVLEAKGPTVAPAGSQNNEIGVPLTACRVDDSTRFLVSEMGSRGVGHIEWLTSLVGLDVGVVLNIGRAHVGEFGGIEQTAQAKSEIIAGLQPNGWAVLNADDPACRAMREATAAQVAWFGEGDLPSGADLLVTARDVVCDEFSRAGFTLVASRDGESLSAPVALRVIGRHQVSNALAAAAAALAAGMTVTEVADALSGAEARSDWRMDLVRCSEDRIVLNDSYNANPDSMAAALRTAADLAARQRLRRPGARAVAVLGDMLELGPDTDRLHAEAGALAAELGIDEVIAVGEFAEIVAEAARGRGCQGRAATREEASLLELGPGDLLLVKGSRSVGLELVADAVVSRSGGVAQ